CGCCGCCGCCGCGCGCCGTTCGCGCGCCATCGCTCCGCTTCCCGACCAGCTCATCAGCCAGATTGCCGCCGGCGAAGTCGTCGAGCGGCCGGCGTCCGTGGTTAAGGAACTGCTCGAAAACGCGCTGGATGCCGGCGCGCGGAGCGTTCGCGTGACGCTCGACGAAGGCGGCGTGAAACGCATCGTGATTGCCGACGACGGCTGCGGCATGCCTCCCGACGAACTCCCGCTCGCGCTCATGCGGCACGCGACGAGCAAGATCCGCTCGCTCGCCGATCTCGAAGCTGTCGCCACGCTCGGTTTTCGCGGCGAAGCGATTGCCTCGATTGCATCGGTGGCGGAACTGTTCATCACGAGCCGCACGGAAGACTGCGCGCACGCCACACGCATCGACGCGCAAACGGGCGTCATCTCGCCGGCGGCAGGCACGGTCGGCACGACCATCGACGTGCGCGAGCTTTACTTCAACACGCCCGCGCGCCGAAAGTTCCTGAAAAGCGAGCAAACCGAGCTTGGCCATTGTCTGGAAGTGATTCGCCGCGTGGCGCTCGCGCGGCCGGACGTCGCCATTTCAGTGATGCACAACGGCAAGGCCGTCGAACACTGGAACGCGAGCGATCCGGCCACGCGCGTCGCGAAGATTCTCGGCGAGGTCTTCGAGACGTCGCATCTGCCGCTGGACGAACGCGCCGGGCCGCTCGCGGTGTACGGTTGCGCGGGCCTGCCGACCGCCAGCCGCGGACGCGCGGACCAGCAATACTTCTTCGTGAACGGCCGCTTCGTGCGCGACAAGCTGCTCACCCATGCGGTTCGCGCCGCGTATGAAGACGTGCTGCACGGCAACCGCTATCCGGCATACGTGCTGTTTCTCGACCTGCCGCCCGAATCGGTGGACGTGAACGTGCATCCGTCGAAAATCGAAGTGCGTTTTCGCGATTCCCGTTCGATTCATCAGTACGTGTTCCACGCCGTTCAGCGGGCGCTCGCGCGCCATGCGGGCGCGTCGCCGGAGACGACGTCGGGCGGGCACGCGGCGCAGCTCGAACCGAACGGGCCGGCCTCGTTCAGCGCGCGGCCTGTCGCGAGCGCCGGATCGTTAGCCAAGAACGAGAACGGCACGACGTGGATGCGCCAGTCGCGCATGATGCAAGGCACGCTGCCCGTCGCGCAGCCGCTCGCGCTCTACGATGCGTTGTTCGGGCGCAAGGACGCCGGCGCGACGGCGGCGTCCGACGAAGCGGCATCGCCCGCCGTCGCGTGGGCCAACGACAGCGCGCCCGCCTACGCCGCCGCGAGCCACGCACACGCCGACGAGCAGCCGCTCGGCTTCGCCGTCGGGCAGATTCACGGCATCTACGTGCTCGCGCAGAACGCGCGCGGGCTCGTCATCGTGGACATGCACGCCGCGCACGAACGCATTCTGTACGAGCAGTTCAAGCACGCGCTCGCGGACCGGTCCATCGCCGTGCAGCCGCTGCTTATTCCCGTCTCGATGACGGCGGACCCGGTCGAAATAGGCATCGTCGATGAAGAGCGCGAGACGCTCGACGCGCTCGGCTTCGACCTCGCGGTGCTCTCGCCGACGTCCATCGCGATTCGCGCGGTGCCCGCGCTGCTGAAGGACGCGGACCTCGCCGCGCTCGCCCGCGCCGTGCTCGCCGACCTGCACGCCTACGGCGGATCGCGCGTGCTCACCGAGCGCCAGCACGAACTGCTCGGCACGCTCGCGTGCCATCACGCGGTGCGCGCGAATCGGCGTCTCACGCTCGACGAGATGAACGCCCTCCTGCGTCAGATGGAAGCCACCGAACGCGCCGACCAATGCAATCACGGCCGCCCGACGTGGTATCAACTGACGCTCGCGGACCTCGACCGCCTTTTCATGCGCGGACAATGAGTAATTCTTTGCAGGTGGCCTGTCTGCTCGGGCCGACGGCGTCGGGCAAGACGGCGGCGGCGCTCGCGTT
This Caballeronia sp. LZ062 DNA region includes the following protein-coding sequences:
- the mutL gene encoding DNA mismatch repair endonuclease MutL yields the protein MADLNEPSAGAPTAAAARRSRAIAPLPDQLISQIAAGEVVERPASVVKELLENALDAGARSVRVTLDEGGVKRIVIADDGCGMPPDELPLALMRHATSKIRSLADLEAVATLGFRGEAIASIASVAELFITSRTEDCAHATRIDAQTGVISPAAGTVGTTIDVRELYFNTPARRKFLKSEQTELGHCLEVIRRVALARPDVAISVMHNGKAVEHWNASDPATRVAKILGEVFETSHLPLDERAGPLAVYGCAGLPTASRGRADQQYFFVNGRFVRDKLLTHAVRAAYEDVLHGNRYPAYVLFLDLPPESVDVNVHPSKIEVRFRDSRSIHQYVFHAVQRALARHAGASPETTSGGHAAQLEPNGPASFSARPVASAGSLAKNENGTTWMRQSRMMQGTLPVAQPLALYDALFGRKDAGATAASDEAASPAVAWANDSAPAYAAASHAHADEQPLGFAVGQIHGIYVLAQNARGLVIVDMHAAHERILYEQFKHALADRSIAVQPLLIPVSMTADPVEIGIVDEERETLDALGFDLAVLSPTSIAIRAVPALLKDADLAALARAVLADLHAYGGSRVLTERQHELLGTLACHHAVRANRRLTLDEMNALLRQMEATERADQCNHGRPTWYQLTLADLDRLFMRGQ